A single genomic interval of Helianthus annuus cultivar XRQ/B chromosome 13, HanXRQr2.0-SUNRISE, whole genome shotgun sequence harbors:
- the LOC110899734 gene encoding light-harvesting complex-like protein 3 isotype 2, chloroplastic, with protein MSSSMAFISSTPTNLPSFSSSSKTHFPINPFLSLNPQSRLLFVPVRATENGSGAAIVVEGKKDFETKEDPIGNGAPVAGVVDEVVVFEDPKWVSGTWDLKQFQKDGATDWDAVIDAEVKRRKWLEDNPESSNNDFAVVFDTSIIPWWAWMKRFHLPEAERLNGRAAMIGFFMAYFVDSLTGVGLVDQMGNFFCKTLLFVAVAGVLLIRKNEDIDTLKKLIDETTFYDKQWQATWQDEKK; from the exons ATGTCCTCATCAATGGCTTTTATCTCCTCAACACCAACAAATCTTCCATCTTTTTCATCTTCCTCCAAAACCCACTTCCCAATCAACccatttctctctctaaaccctcAAAGTCGCCTGCTTTTTGTGCCTGTTAGAGCTACTGAAAATGGGTCTGGAGCGGCCATTGTTGTGGAGGGAAAGAAAGATTTTGAGACGAAGGAGGATCCGATCGGAAATGGAGCCCCGGTAGCGGGTGTGGTGGATGAAGTTGTGGTGTTTGAAGATCCGAAATGGGTTTCGGGTACTTGGGATTTGAAGCAGTTTCAGAAAGATGGAGCTACTGATTGGGATGCTGTTATTGATGCTG AGGTTAAAAGAAGGAAATGGCTTGAAGACAATCCGGAATCTTCCAACAATGATTTCGCTGTAGTTTTCGATACCTCCATTATTCCGTGGTGGGCGTGGATGAAACGGTTTCATCTTCCTGAAGCCGAACGGCTCAACG GCCGGGCTGCAATGATAGGGTTCTTCATGGCTTACTTTGTGGATAGTTTGACCGGGGTGGGTCTAGTTGACCAAATGGGAAATTTCTTCTGCAAAACACTTCTTTTTGTAGCAGTAGCCGGTGTTCTTTTGATCCGAAAGAACGAGGACATTGACACCTTGAAAAAATTAATCGACGAGACTACCTTTTACGACAAGCAGTGGCAAGCAACTTGGCAAGACGAGAAGAAATAA
- the LOC110899735 gene encoding 40S ribosomal protein S3a-like, with translation MAVGKNKRISKGKKGGKKKAADPFSKKDWYDIKAPSLFSTRNVGKTLVTRTQGTKIASEGLKHRVFEVSLADLQNDEDHAYRKIRLRAEDVQGKNVLTNFWGMDFTTDKLRSLVKKWQSLIEAHVDVKTTDNYTLRMFCIGFTKKRANQVKRTCYAQSSQIRQIRRKMREIMVTQAQSCDLKELVQKFIPESIGREIEKATSSIYPLQNVFIRKVKILKAPKFDIGKLMEVHGDYSEDVGVKVDRPADEPIPEATEVIGA, from the exons ATGGCCGTCGG GAAGAACAAGAGAATTTCCAAGGGAAAGAAGGGAGGCAAGAAGAAAGC TGCGGATCCGTTTTCTAAGAAGGACTGGTATGATATCAAAGCTCCGTCACTATTCAGCACCAGAAATGttggcaaaaccctagttactcGTACTCAGGGTACTAAG ATTGCTTCAGAAGGGCTAAAACATCGTGTTTTCGAAGTATCTTTGGCTGACCTTCAAAATGATGAGGACCATGCTTACAGAAAGATCCGTTTGAGAGCTGAAGATGTTCAAGGAAAGAATGTGTTGACCAACTTTTGG GGTATGGACTTCACAACCGATAAGCTGAGGTCACTCGTTAAGAAATGGCAATCATTGATCGAGGCTCATGTTGATGTTAAGACAACCGATAACTACACCCTGAGAATGTTCTGCATCGGCTTCACTAAGAAGAGGGCCAATCAGGTGAAGAGAACTTGCTACGCACAATCCAGCCAAATCCGACAG ATTCGCAGGAAGATGAGGGAGATCATGGTGACCCAAGCACAATCTTGTGATCTAAAGGAGTTGGTTCAAAAGTTCATCCCTGAATCCATTGGTAGGGAGATTGAGAAGGCGACATCCAGCATTTATCCGTTGCAGAACGTTTTTATCCGcaaagtcaagattttgaagGCGCCTAAGTTTGACATTGGGAAATTGATGGAA GTTCATGGAGATTACTCTGAAGATGTAGGTGTGAAGGTAGATAGGCCTGCTGATGAGCCGATTCCTGAAGCGACCGAGGTGATTGGTGCTTGA